The genomic DNA TGTTGGCCTGGTTAGCCTGCTCAGCCTGCTGCAGGCCCTTAGCATAGGACGAAAGGACCATGCCGGCGCCATTATGGTTGTGCTCCGAGATGCCCAGGAAGTCAAACTGCTCAGCTTGCCGGGCAATGGCGTAGTCATCGTAGGGTGTCAGCGCCCCGGAGGTGCTGCCATCCTTGTTGCCGTCGGAGTAGGAAGAGTGCGCGTGCAGGTTGCCGCGGTAGAAACGGTAGGTGCCCACCGGGGGAACGGTTGTAGTGCCCAGGGCCAGGGCCGGGGTGCTTGTCAGGTAGTGCGTGCTGCAGCCCGCGCCGTTCAGCTCGTACACAACAGCATAGTAAGTACGGCCAGGGGCCAGTCCCGTGACGGTGACCGTCGAGCCGGTTCCCCGGTATACGGCGTATTCATTCGGGGCCACGGCATTGCCGCTGCCTAAGCGAGCGTTGGCCAGGTAAGCCGTGCCATCCACTGGGAGGGTGGTGGGCGCTTGTCCATCGCGCACGACCACCAGGCGCTGGGCGCCATTGCCATTGGTCCAGCTCAGCGCCAGATTGTAGCTGGCCGGTACGATTTCGGCCTGTGAGGCCGCGATGGTGGGGGCGGCCACGAGCAGGCAGGGTTCCGTGGTGAAGAAGTCCTCCACCGCGGCCACCGGCTGATAGTTGGTGGCGCAGCCGCTGCCGTCCGCGTCGTAGATGCGGTAGTAGTAAGCCGTGTTCGGCTGCAGGTTGGTCAGGGTCACCTCGGTGCCGCTGCCCTGGTAGACGACCTGCTCCCCGGCGGAAAGCTGCGTGCCGCTGCCCCAGCTGCCGGATCCCGAGTAGGTAGCCCCATCCACGGGGGCCGTGGTCGGCGCCTGCCCGGCGCGCACCACGACCAGGCGGTCGGAGCCCGAGCCCGCCGCCCAGCTCAGGTGGGCCCCGGCGCTGGTCAGCTGATCGGCGGCGTGTGTGCCGGATCCCGTGACGGGCTCCGCGGCCAAAGCACACGGTGCCGTGACGGAGATGTTGTCAAACAGTGCATACTCAGAGCTGGTGGTCGCATGGTTCCAGAAGGCTCCGGTGTAGGGCAGGGCGGTCGTGGCGTAGGTGTCGTCCACGGCACTGCCTAACACGGTATAGGTGCTCGTCAGCGGGTCTTGGAAGGCCGTGGTCGAGGTGCCGGATTCCAGGGTCCAGGTATTGGATTCGGGATCAAAGGACACCCGCAGGGTGAGGGGGGCAGCTCCGTAGTTGGTCGTGTTGGTGCTCACCGTGGCCAGCGCGCTGGCGCTGGACAAGCCATTCGAGTAGCGCACCAGCTGAACGGGATCGGACGAGCCGCTGTTGCCCATGAGCACGGCGTAGCCTACCCCGGAAAGCAGGTTGGCGCTGCTCCCGGCAAGCACATAGGCCACGCCATAGTTGCCCGCCGCGAATCCGGAAGGATTGGGGCGGGACTGCTGCATATTCCAGGCCCAGCTCAACACGCGGTCATTGCTGCCCAGCACGGGGTTATAGCGGGTGGAGACATCGCGCACGGCAAAATCCCGACCGGCCACCCCGCTGCTTAGGCGCAGCTGGTTATTGATGATCGAAGCGCCAGCCGGGGCCGATTCTGTCTCTACCCAGCTCTCAGCGACAACATCATTATCAGCACGATTGAAGTTATCGAGCAGGGACATATCCAGGTAGTACACGGCAAAGGTCGTGGCACTGGTGGCCG from Hymenobacter sp. DG25B includes the following:
- a CDS encoding CehA/McbA family metallohydrolase; its protein translation is MYATTSGGPYTTLTGQTAATYTPAFASASTYYVAVQSVFACGTLTSNEVMVMVQAPPAPTLTAFSPGKGTTGTQVVLTGSGYTSAGLTVAFNGTVATQVQYISSTQLKVSVPAGATSGPVTVTTPSGTATSATTFAVYYLDMSLLDNFNRADNDVVAESWVETESAPAGASIINNQLRLSSGVAGRDFAVRDVSTRYNPVLGSNDRVLSWAWNMQQSRPNPSGFAAGNYGVAYVLAGSSANLLSGVGYAVLMGNSGSSDPVQLVRYSNGLSSASALATVSTNTTNYGAAPLTLRVSFDPESNTWTLESGTSTTAFQDPLTSTYTVLGSAVDDTYATTALPYTGAFWNHATTSSEYALFDNISVTAPCALAAEPVTGSGTHAADQLTSAGAHLSWAAGSGSDRLVVVRAGQAPTTAPVDGATYSGSGSWGSGTQLSAGEQVVYQGSGTEVTLTNLQPNTAYYYRIYDADGSGCATNYQPVAAVEDFFTTEPCLLVAAPTIAASQAEIVPASYNLALSWTNGNGAQRLVVVRDGQAPTTLPVDGTAYLANARLGSGNAVAPNEYAVYRGTGSTVTVTGLAPGRTYYAVVYELNGAGCSTHYLTSTPALALGTTTVPPVGTYRFYRGNLHAHSSYSDGNKDGSTSGALTPYDDYAIARQAEQFDFLGISEHNHNGAGMVLSSYAKGLQQAEQANQANTDGKFLALYGMEWGTISGGGHVIVYGYDQLIGWEAGNYDVFVQKGDYTGTAGLFATLAQKTGVVAYLAHPNATDYNGMLQNPLNATASQVVTGMAMRSGPAFSTATDYSDPSASTYESRFKDALKLGYHVGPVMDHDNHNSTFGRTSYTRLVVLAPELTRPALLEAMQQRRFYAADDANAEVTFSVSGQPMGSQLTLAGAPTLEVNVVDADGEAVTSIELLAGIPGSGVAATTLTTASGAATLSFTDPILNGATYYYYAVITQADGDKIWTAPIRYTRRDGVVLPVSLTGFDATLQGEQTAVLRWVTAQETRSGTFIVERSTNGRTFVEAGRVAATGQSTTTRSYEWRDAQPLQQLTYYRLRQVDRNGASQQSAVRTVSPASGKRGR